A genomic stretch from Gopherus flavomarginatus isolate rGopFla2 chromosome 3, rGopFla2.mat.asm, whole genome shotgun sequence includes:
- the MAVS gene encoding mitochondrial antiviral-signaling protein isoform X1 codes for MLPGSRSRCEAKMGFAEDKVYEYIRENMSDFHHTRVLQLIRHLPCLSDADREEIEAYDDRKGNEFAVWKLFDYLKCRSGWVKELIEALRKNRHHDLADRVQCEYDAHQVCPRSKAPLPAVNNSLPSYTSVCSQMPPPTANPDPWCTGPTSANNPHMPALPRQPASLPGSGAPLPPQTNPSGAESCHDLGEYNTPVQEMEPMAKQKVTEDALTPWREAPSSQPTGNAALADLRASQEGGNHGDGLAPAAVRLSPGSPAGHLLASGVVPREEVEVAQPSRPVPDSRGQSQDWAGRQQHPVCVSGGYFGNMNHLNVGNSRKTSMPGEPVQRGEPAAAPSPEDFKNQPEEVYFSSLERSPLASSVNRAVHGDGQQPGDSLREQKIQALQGYENGNLTSSMVDVRDPVLLHTQFDAEQKRTQGQRDHGGERDVFPLHQIPTDLSEDVTAHDLGALHLGTICSASSSEKLASRPSSGPSQRIPEQNPDSGINSHHGGRSGGCLADTLGVASGLANSRDPQSKVQIPTPVPHVLCPTSTPGPSNVLPTSSPIHPSTTSINRVLKLSNAMPAVEFPDLSGFSSTAVIPPSSPALPSDPSGPAFNSDLGELKSPIQERELPMRETDSSSSSMPKENANQVPKPPAPSVTRTSPGILGNTAGTTTREAEWETQNTLPDSPGGCQAFYNELDEEVELSKPGVLISTGGMEEPAKRQPESSETHVQYSGRSDRFVFSGECSQDSNPLMISESSSACSNSSRAQRNQPEENHYFSRSDHRPAAWAASNDPRRDEATKTSRASLPPESSSTWDSTAVGTHEVHVVEYPSADLEEAPDLRVVANAYENPSPASSGSLRRFSEYSNSPWNSEAPPESSPQNDNRPRRDSDGTSFPLKDYILPAAVAAFTSVVAFLFYKHLRN; via the exons GTGCGAAGCAAAGATGGGGTTTGCTGAGGACAAGGTTTATGAGTACATTAGGGAAAACATGTCCGACTTCCATCACACCCGGGTGCTCCAGCTGATTCGTCATCTACCGTGTCTCTCTGATGCAGACAGG GAAGAGATTGAAGCCTATGACGACAGGAAAGGGAACGAGTTCGCCGTGTGGAAGCTCTTCGACTACTTGAAATGCAGGAGTGGCTGGGTGAAGGAGCTCATTGAGGCGCTCAGGAAGAACAGGCACCATGATCTCGCAGACAGGGTTCAGTGCGAGTACGATGCTCACCAAGTCT GTCCTCGGAGCAAGGCACCACTTCCTGCTGTGAATAACTCTCTGCCCAGCTACACGTCAGTTTGCTCTCAGATGCCGCCACCGACTGCTAATCCTGATCCTTGGTGCACAGGCCCCACCTCTGCGAACAATCCCCACATGCCTGCATTGCCTAGGCAGCCAGCAAGTCTCCCAGGGTCTGGCGCACCCCTGCCTCCTCAGACTAATCCGTCTGGAGCAGAAAGCTGCCATGACCTGGGGGAATACAATACTCCTGTGCAAGAAATGGAGCCGATGGCAAAGCAAAAG GTTACAGAAGATGCCCTGACTCCATGGAGGGAAGCTCCGAGTTCCCAACCCACTGGGAACGCAGCACTAGCGGATCTCAGGGCATCACAGGAAGGCGGTAACCATGGAGATGGTCTGGCCCCAGCAGCAGTCCGTTTATCTCCTGGATCACCAGCAGGACACCTGCTGGCTTCTGGGGTGGTTCCCAGAGAAGAGGTGGAAGTGGCTCAGCCAAGCAGACCAGTACCCGACTCGAGAGGACAGAGTCAGGACTGGGCTGGCCGCCAGCAGCATCCAGTCTGTGTGAGCGGTGGGTATTTTGGGAACATGAACCACCTGAACGTTGGGAACAGCAGAAAGACATCCATGCCTGGAGAGCCTGTTCAGAGAGGGGAGCCGGCCGCCGCTCCTAGCCCAGAGGATTTCAAGAACCAGCCAGAAGAGGTTTACTTTTCTTCTTTGGAGCGCTCTCCTCTGGCTTCCAGTGTCAACAGAGCTGTCCACGGAGATGGGCAGCAGCCTGGAGATTCGCTCCGGGAACAGAAGATTCAGGCTTTGCAGGGTTATGAGAATGGGAATCTGACGAGCAGCATGGTGGATGTTCGTGACCCTGTCCTCCTGCATACCCAGTTTGATGCAGAGCAGAAACGTACCCAGGGGCAGAGAGACCATGGCGGAGAGAGGGATGTGTTTCCCCTACACCAAATCCCCACGGACCTCAGTGAGGATGTGACTGCTCATGATTTGGGAGCATTACATCTTGGCACAATATGCTCGGCCAGCTCCTCTGAAAAACTGGCTTCAAGGCCCTCCAGTGGACCTTCCCAGAGGATCCCTGAGCAGAACCCAGATAGCGGCATCAATTCCCACCATGGTGGACGTTCAGGAGGGTGCCTAGCAGATACCCTGGGAGTTGCCAGTGGACTGGCAAACAGCAGGG ATCCTCAAAGCAAAGTCCAGATCCCAACTCCTGTACCTCACGTGCTATGCCCAACTTCGACTCCTGGGCCCAGCAACGTTCTTCCAACCAGTTCCCCCATCCATCCCAGTACGACTAGCATTAACAGAGTTCTCAAGCTCTCCAATGCCATGCCTGCTGTGGAATTCCCTGACCTTAGTGGCTTCTCCTCTACTGCTGTGATTCCACCTAGTTCGCCTGCATTGCCTTCTGACCCGTCAGGGCCAGCGTTCAACAGCGACCTGGGTGAGCTGAAATCTCCCATCCAAGAGCGCGAACTGCcaatgagagagacagacagcagcagcagctccatgcCAAAGGAGAAC GCAAATCAAGTGCCAAAGCCCCCTGCTCCGAGTGTGACCCGAACCAGTCCAGGGATCCTTGGGAACACAGCTGGCACCACCACGAGGGAGGCAGAGTGGGAGACCCAAAACACCTTGCCAGACTCCCCTGGGGGCTGCCAAGCGTTCTACAATGAGCTGGATGAAGAGGTGGAGCTCAGCAAGCCAGGCGTGCTAATCTCCACCGGAGGCATGGAGGAGCCAGCCAAGAGGCAGCCAGAGTCATCCGAGACACATGTCCAATATTCTGGGAGGTCTGATCGCTTCGTCTTCAGCGGTGAGTGCTCTCAGGACAGCAATCCCCTAATGATAAGCGAATCCAGCAGTGCCTGTTCCAATTCCAGCAGAGCCCAGAGGAATCAGCCTGAAGAGAATCACTACTTCTCTCGCTCTGACCACCGCCCCGCAGCTTGGGCTGCCAGCAATGACCCAAGAAGAGATGAGGCTACCAAAACCAGCAGAGCCTCCCTTCCaccagagagcagcagcacttGGGACAGCACAGCTGTGGGAACTCATGAAGTCCATGTGGTTGAGTATCCTAGCGCTGATCTGGAGGAGGCTCCCGACCTGAGGGTTGTAGCCAATGCCTATGAAAACCCATCTCCAGCCAGTTCTGGCTCCCTCAGGAGGTTCTCTGAATATTCCAACTCTCCTTGGAATTCAGAAGCCCCGCCAGAAAGTTCCCCCCAGAACGATAACAGGCCAAGGCGAGACAGTGATGGGACATCCTTTCCCTTAAAGGACTATATACTGCCAGCTGCCGTTGCTGCTTTCACTTCTGTTGTGGCTTTCCTATTCTATAAGCATCTGCGGAATTAG
- the MAVS gene encoding mitochondrial antiviral-signaling protein isoform X2, with protein sequence MGFAEDKVYEYIRENMSDFHHTRVLQLIRHLPCLSDADREEIEAYDDRKGNEFAVWKLFDYLKCRSGWVKELIEALRKNRHHDLADRVQCEYDAHQVCPRSKAPLPAVNNSLPSYTSVCSQMPPPTANPDPWCTGPTSANNPHMPALPRQPASLPGSGAPLPPQTNPSGAESCHDLGEYNTPVQEMEPMAKQKVTEDALTPWREAPSSQPTGNAALADLRASQEGGNHGDGLAPAAVRLSPGSPAGHLLASGVVPREEVEVAQPSRPVPDSRGQSQDWAGRQQHPVCVSGGYFGNMNHLNVGNSRKTSMPGEPVQRGEPAAAPSPEDFKNQPEEVYFSSLERSPLASSVNRAVHGDGQQPGDSLREQKIQALQGYENGNLTSSMVDVRDPVLLHTQFDAEQKRTQGQRDHGGERDVFPLHQIPTDLSEDVTAHDLGALHLGTICSASSSEKLASRPSSGPSQRIPEQNPDSGINSHHGGRSGGCLADTLGVASGLANSRDPQSKVQIPTPVPHVLCPTSTPGPSNVLPTSSPIHPSTTSINRVLKLSNAMPAVEFPDLSGFSSTAVIPPSSPALPSDPSGPAFNSDLGELKSPIQERELPMRETDSSSSSMPKENANQVPKPPAPSVTRTSPGILGNTAGTTTREAEWETQNTLPDSPGGCQAFYNELDEEVELSKPGVLISTGGMEEPAKRQPESSETHVQYSGRSDRFVFSGECSQDSNPLMISESSSACSNSSRAQRNQPEENHYFSRSDHRPAAWAASNDPRRDEATKTSRASLPPESSSTWDSTAVGTHEVHVVEYPSADLEEAPDLRVVANAYENPSPASSGSLRRFSEYSNSPWNSEAPPESSPQNDNRPRRDSDGTSFPLKDYILPAAVAAFTSVVAFLFYKHLRN encoded by the exons ATGGGGTTTGCTGAGGACAAGGTTTATGAGTACATTAGGGAAAACATGTCCGACTTCCATCACACCCGGGTGCTCCAGCTGATTCGTCATCTACCGTGTCTCTCTGATGCAGACAGG GAAGAGATTGAAGCCTATGACGACAGGAAAGGGAACGAGTTCGCCGTGTGGAAGCTCTTCGACTACTTGAAATGCAGGAGTGGCTGGGTGAAGGAGCTCATTGAGGCGCTCAGGAAGAACAGGCACCATGATCTCGCAGACAGGGTTCAGTGCGAGTACGATGCTCACCAAGTCT GTCCTCGGAGCAAGGCACCACTTCCTGCTGTGAATAACTCTCTGCCCAGCTACACGTCAGTTTGCTCTCAGATGCCGCCACCGACTGCTAATCCTGATCCTTGGTGCACAGGCCCCACCTCTGCGAACAATCCCCACATGCCTGCATTGCCTAGGCAGCCAGCAAGTCTCCCAGGGTCTGGCGCACCCCTGCCTCCTCAGACTAATCCGTCTGGAGCAGAAAGCTGCCATGACCTGGGGGAATACAATACTCCTGTGCAAGAAATGGAGCCGATGGCAAAGCAAAAG GTTACAGAAGATGCCCTGACTCCATGGAGGGAAGCTCCGAGTTCCCAACCCACTGGGAACGCAGCACTAGCGGATCTCAGGGCATCACAGGAAGGCGGTAACCATGGAGATGGTCTGGCCCCAGCAGCAGTCCGTTTATCTCCTGGATCACCAGCAGGACACCTGCTGGCTTCTGGGGTGGTTCCCAGAGAAGAGGTGGAAGTGGCTCAGCCAAGCAGACCAGTACCCGACTCGAGAGGACAGAGTCAGGACTGGGCTGGCCGCCAGCAGCATCCAGTCTGTGTGAGCGGTGGGTATTTTGGGAACATGAACCACCTGAACGTTGGGAACAGCAGAAAGACATCCATGCCTGGAGAGCCTGTTCAGAGAGGGGAGCCGGCCGCCGCTCCTAGCCCAGAGGATTTCAAGAACCAGCCAGAAGAGGTTTACTTTTCTTCTTTGGAGCGCTCTCCTCTGGCTTCCAGTGTCAACAGAGCTGTCCACGGAGATGGGCAGCAGCCTGGAGATTCGCTCCGGGAACAGAAGATTCAGGCTTTGCAGGGTTATGAGAATGGGAATCTGACGAGCAGCATGGTGGATGTTCGTGACCCTGTCCTCCTGCATACCCAGTTTGATGCAGAGCAGAAACGTACCCAGGGGCAGAGAGACCATGGCGGAGAGAGGGATGTGTTTCCCCTACACCAAATCCCCACGGACCTCAGTGAGGATGTGACTGCTCATGATTTGGGAGCATTACATCTTGGCACAATATGCTCGGCCAGCTCCTCTGAAAAACTGGCTTCAAGGCCCTCCAGTGGACCTTCCCAGAGGATCCCTGAGCAGAACCCAGATAGCGGCATCAATTCCCACCATGGTGGACGTTCAGGAGGGTGCCTAGCAGATACCCTGGGAGTTGCCAGTGGACTGGCAAACAGCAGGG ATCCTCAAAGCAAAGTCCAGATCCCAACTCCTGTACCTCACGTGCTATGCCCAACTTCGACTCCTGGGCCCAGCAACGTTCTTCCAACCAGTTCCCCCATCCATCCCAGTACGACTAGCATTAACAGAGTTCTCAAGCTCTCCAATGCCATGCCTGCTGTGGAATTCCCTGACCTTAGTGGCTTCTCCTCTACTGCTGTGATTCCACCTAGTTCGCCTGCATTGCCTTCTGACCCGTCAGGGCCAGCGTTCAACAGCGACCTGGGTGAGCTGAAATCTCCCATCCAAGAGCGCGAACTGCcaatgagagagacagacagcagcagcagctccatgcCAAAGGAGAAC GCAAATCAAGTGCCAAAGCCCCCTGCTCCGAGTGTGACCCGAACCAGTCCAGGGATCCTTGGGAACACAGCTGGCACCACCACGAGGGAGGCAGAGTGGGAGACCCAAAACACCTTGCCAGACTCCCCTGGGGGCTGCCAAGCGTTCTACAATGAGCTGGATGAAGAGGTGGAGCTCAGCAAGCCAGGCGTGCTAATCTCCACCGGAGGCATGGAGGAGCCAGCCAAGAGGCAGCCAGAGTCATCCGAGACACATGTCCAATATTCTGGGAGGTCTGATCGCTTCGTCTTCAGCGGTGAGTGCTCTCAGGACAGCAATCCCCTAATGATAAGCGAATCCAGCAGTGCCTGTTCCAATTCCAGCAGAGCCCAGAGGAATCAGCCTGAAGAGAATCACTACTTCTCTCGCTCTGACCACCGCCCCGCAGCTTGGGCTGCCAGCAATGACCCAAGAAGAGATGAGGCTACCAAAACCAGCAGAGCCTCCCTTCCaccagagagcagcagcacttGGGACAGCACAGCTGTGGGAACTCATGAAGTCCATGTGGTTGAGTATCCTAGCGCTGATCTGGAGGAGGCTCCCGACCTGAGGGTTGTAGCCAATGCCTATGAAAACCCATCTCCAGCCAGTTCTGGCTCCCTCAGGAGGTTCTCTGAATATTCCAACTCTCCTTGGAATTCAGAAGCCCCGCCAGAAAGTTCCCCCCAGAACGATAACAGGCCAAGGCGAGACAGTGATGGGACATCCTTTCCCTTAAAGGACTATATACTGCCAGCTGCCGTTGCTGCTTTCACTTCTGTTGTGGCTTTCCTATTCTATAAGCATCTGCGGAATTAG